TGTATCACACAAGCATTATATCACACTAATTATAATCTTGTTTTGAATCTTCTAAGAAATTCTGGTTTCAGAGAAGATTTAGAGGCAAAGCCAATCCAACTTCAGCTTCCTAAGGTTCTTATACGCCGAACAAACAAAACAGAaatgaaaacaacaataaaacgAAACAAATTCTGAAATGAAAACTTCAAATCTTCATGTATCAAATATTCCGAAGTATAAAAGAACTAAGGAAACATACTAAAATGGGAACAGAAAATAATTCAACTTCCAATGTGTTTTGAAATACCTGCAATTCGACATAACAATATCAAGAAGTTCTTCAAGCTTCTCCTCCATGTACCCAAGCTGGCATATTGTCCAACCACAGATTAGATATAGCTAACAAATGTACTAAAACCAGTAAAACTCCTGATAGAGAGAGACACAAGCTCCAGCCAAGTTACCGTCGATACAAGTTCATCACAATGCTTCTCTATCAGACTCTCAACCTTTGCGCTATCATTTTGTAGCAAAAACTGCAAATCGTTGTGGACCTGGAAAACAGGAACTAGGGGTGATGAATCATTTCTTTGCAactacatcaattcaacattcTAAGCAGCACGTTAGTTCAGCTTAATAATCGAAGTTTTTTCTTAACCAGTAAAACTCGACAAATAGAAAAAGCAAGCCTAGAAAAGTGCaccagagagagagagagagatggaTCTTACATCCCCGTCTTCAGGAGTTGCTCCATCATTTGAACCCAATACATTTTGATCCTTCTTTGCAAGGGAATCATTTACCTGTTCACCTTCAAGTTTTTTAACATCATTCGTCGTATCTCCTCTAGATGGCGAGATATTCAAGTCTTCTCTTTCTGAATCCTACATATAAGGATTCAAAGAAAGCGTCAAATACATTTCTATAAATAAAGCCAAATGTGGGGTGAGACTCAGGCAGTGAATTGTTTCACCAATAGATAGTCGGATGAAGGAAGACCCTCAGGTCTGTTCAGAGGGTGGGAAGGAATTCCCATCACTCAACCACACCAAAATATGAAGTCTAACAAGACACAAGTTTTTGTTTAGCATTATAGCCACTGAAGTTCAAGTTGGGACGCTTTCCCATCAAACTAACTTATCAAGTAATGCTCTAATATCTTCTTTTGCCTCACCTGTATAATACTACTTTTTATTCGTTGCTGGATAGATAAGGACTGAATTATGCCAAACGACTTTTAGCTTATCATTTAAAAACTAGTTAGTCAAAAGATTGTTATAAAGAATTGGTTAGTCACCAACAACATACCTGATGTTAGTATTCCCACAAGTGGGACTGGGAAGGGTAGAGTGTACATAGACCTTAACCCTATGGTAGAGAGGTTATTTACGATACACCCTAATCTCAAGAAAAAGCATTTCAAAGTAGGTGAGGAAAACAAATAGCGGAAGCAAAAAGCCATGGCAATATACTATGAAAGCATGTCAACGGCATTCTGAAAAAGTAACAGTACCTACAACAAATGACATAGTACTAAAGTACATTTAACAATAAATAGCAACAAAAATCGAAGGCCTGAAATAACCCGAGTTGCCCATTTAATAAGGGGCATGGGTTGATTACTTCTTCCACTTCACAGTTCACAAGAGTAACCTAGCCCGTGAAGACATGTTTAGAGTGTGCTTGAATCAGCGGCCTACAGACCATCCACTTAATGAGTGGTGTTTGGTCTGCACCAACCGTATTAACACGTATAGTTAAGCTTCAAGTCACGCTCTCCGAGATCGATTGGTTAAGGCGTTGGAAAGAAGTTTATGCTCCCTTATTACAAATATTTACAGCTCAAAAAAGATTTAACATCACACTGCTTTTCTTTTTTACCAAATAcacagaaaagaaaaacaaatttcaacaatttcttATAATCAAGGAATCGCCAAAAGCCACCTTGGTGCACAGTCCAAAACTTGGTGGACAATGGGCTCGCCCTTTTACCCTTCTTCACTTAAATATCGGGCAGAGATAAGAGTTCGAACTCATGACATGCATCTAACTCACATTAGGCGTCGCTGTCTTACCACTGAACTGAAGTTTGGAGAGCATATCTCAACAAAATATATGGCCGAAAGATTCTTAAAAGACTCCTAATACAGGGATGTTTATGGGTCACTTTTTTAAAACAACAACTACATTCTGTACAAGTAACCTGTAATGTTAAGCCTagaatttcttttgaaattgaacAGACGTTACCAAAAGATAGCATCtcctaaatgaaacataaacaCACTTGCTACTTCTTTAAAAAACCATGAAACCACTTACTGAAAGAGGGGATGCTTTGAGCTTCTTCTGAGGATGGTTCCCTTGATCAGAGTTAGATACAGGACCAGGTACAGCTAGTAAACTTTCTTTATACCTTAGGCATGACCGCAATTGACATATGGAAAATACAGGATCCAGGATCTACATTTAAATTTCCAGTgtgaaaattatattaatataatccAAAATAATTGTTGAGAAAGTCAGCAGGCTTTCTatcattatttgtataattcttTGCTTAGAAATGATCACACAACTCACATACTGGCACATCTAACAATTATCTTTTGCAGTTTTGCTATTATTACATCTTTAGAAGCAAAGAGGAGAACCATTGACTGGAAAGAAATGACCACTTCCACAACTATATCGGCACAAGCTGTGATCCCGTTCTTACCACAAAGACATGCACAGAATAAAGGATTCATATACCATAAAACTACTCCCTCTGTTTTATATTACTTGTCCCCTATTGACCTAACTCACCCCTTAAGAAAGCTTTAGTTAGAGGTGTATTTCACTAAACTAACCTTATTAATGATGTTTTGGAACTTTAAATTCAACTACTACTACTTTATGTTGTTATTCAATACTGAGcgtagaaagaaaaaaatataataaaattctcTCGATCTCAAAAATTGAAACAACTATTTTTAGTTGAGGCCAACTAATATGAAATGAAGAGAGTATAAAACTAACACTCATTCTAGAAATAGGCAAGTATAAGGAGAACTTTAAGTCATGTGCAACTTAGGTGAAGGGAAAAGTAGGTAGCGTATACCTCGTCAACTTCCTGTGAAAGGGCAACAACACTTTGGCGAAGCAACAACTTCAATCTTTCCTTTCCGAAGTTTGAAACATGAGCTCCAAAACAATCCGAAAATAAGGAAGCAGAACCACCGGTATATCTGAACTCTTTGGCGATATAGCTATTCATACTACTATTCTTTTCTTCGACAACACCATTTACTTTCCCAGATTTCTCAAATATCTGATCTGAAATTGGAAGAAAATCTTCGTCCTGAGAAATTAACTCAGCCACCTCAGATGCAAAAAGCCCAAAGTAATCTGGTCCCTGTCTGTTGCATTCAGTTGAAGCAACCCGACCCATTTAAGATAATAGCTTCAATGCCAACTTCTACACTGAATTACTATTGGACAAGTGTCGGTAGCACTCACAAAAGAATTACTGCAAAGCTAAAACAAAACCAGGTTGACTGATAAGTTGCCAGAGTAACACGGAGGGAGCTATTCACCATAAAGAAAATAGACCACAAATATAAACAAGAGATGGAATTGTGTCGTAAATATTGTGTCGTAAATATTGAACAACAAAAGGATTACAACAACTATAtttccacaagtggggtctgggaaGGGTGGGTATATGCAAACCTTATCCTTACCTTTGCGGGGTAAAGAGGTTGCTTCCAATAAACCTTGGCTCAAGAAAATCATTTCCAAAATAGGTTTGAAAGAAAGGCAAGATTAAAATGTTAAGATGAAAATACTGAAGAAATAAATGTGTAGACAGTACAAGTATTAAGGATAACCGAAGTAAAAGAAACAATAGTAGTAACAAAACTGAAGGATAAGATAATGTCAGCCTACTAGTAATAATATTGGAAAGGGAATAGACAAAAGATTCAATCTAGGAGCCTGCTCAACCACTACAATTAGAAAACACTCTACTATCTACTAACCATCTACTATAATCCTCGACCTCCCCACTTTCCTATGTCGGAACATGTTCACGACGATCTGCAAGTGAGTCCTGTCTTGTCGAATCACTTccccaaaattatttttgggtCTGTCACAGTTTCGCTTCGACATCTTGTCCACCACGGCATACTCCTACCTTTCCTcgtatattttcattttattatctaGTCCCTTCTAGTATGACCGCACATTCATCTAATCATCATCATTTCTACGACCTTCATTTTCTAAAGGTGAGATTCTTACCTGGCCAACAGCAAGCACATTATCAAAACTACTACTGGTTTATCTGATGTGACCATTGAAATCTTTGTCAATGAATAGCTTAACGAAATGTGGTATACCTTTCAAAACCTCATCCAAATCCTCCCATAACGCTTCTTGACCTCCTCTTTCAAGCCTACTTGTATCGCATAAGCACTAACAATGTTCAATGTAAGTCCTTGAATAACTAGCATGACCGTCAAAACCCTCTCAATCATCTACCTAACTTCATCACCTATCTAAGCTCTTCATCTACCAAAATGAAAAGCACTTTATTCCTATTCCTCAAGCCTCCGGAGTACCACAACTTAAATTCTTCGCATACTGAGCCTAGAAACTACCCACTTGGTCTCTTGAATGCAAGTAACATTAATCTTCCTCTTCTTGAGAATCTTCACTAGCTCTATGGACTTACCCTTCGAAGTACCTATGTTTAGATACCCTACTCTTAGCCTAGAGCACCCTTTAACTATGAAATCTCAAGTTCAAATACCAGCAAAGACAAATACCGGGTAATTTCTTCTTATTTGTCCTATCCTTTGTAGACAAGTTACCTGATACATGTTGATGGTGGAATGTGACAGATATCCCATGGAATTAGTTAGCGTACAAGCTAGCGCTGACATAAAAAATAGCATTGGCAGTGAATCTTCCTAATAATACAATTTTGTTGAACTTGTCAAGCTTGAGTGACTAAGTAATTATAAGGCAAAGCATCGTTGTACAACAAGTTAAATGGCTTGAAGCAACAACATAAGTGGACACACAAGAAGTTAcattgatttatgaaaaaaaggATAGTTCATGTGCAAATGTAGTTGTATGAACGCCTCTAGGGCAGTGTTTTGGACAATGAAAGGTGATAAAATGTGACAAGGGTCTGCCTCGCCTCGATGCGCACGTCTTTTGAAGTGCGGcgccaattaataccaaaagattaaaatatttacttccatatttaaataatcaaaatcttAATAGAAAAACATATCTGCGaatatttaaatacaaaaactaaaaatagatAGCGCATCTAGAACTTgaatgagagaaaaaaaatagaacaaaattCAACACAGTGAGGAAAAAGAGGTAGAAGTAAAAGTGACTCTAAagtccgaagaagaagaagcaaaaagaaatagaggaagaagaaacctgaataagaaaaaaagaaagacgTATTTATTGGACTTTAAAGTTGTGAGAAATATTAGgaaagaatattattgaattgttgtatCTATAATATTACATAGAGACCCTATTTATACGCTACAATAGACACCTTCTCCAGCTAAGACACTACAATACAATCTTTTTCTAAGTAGGACACTATATACTATTCTTTCCTATTCTAAATAGGATTGTATACACCTATTACTATGTTAACACTCCCCTCAAGCTAATACAAAAGCATATGTATCTACcttgttacaaatgtaattaatacGAGGACCGATGAAGAGCTTGGTGAGTTATCCGCAAGTTAATCACTCAACTTCACAAAATTGACAATCAATCTCAAAGTGCTTAGTCTTCTCATAAAAACTGAATTTGATGCATAATGTCGATAAATCATAGAGTGATAATGAAGTATTGAACTTCCCAAACCAAGCTTGCACAAGTTGTTTTAGACTATAAGGTGACTAACACAATCAATATACAAGGCTACTAAACTCCcccaagaaaaaaattaggtgGTTGCTCCTTATAGACTTCTTCACAATGCAACTGTCATCAAAAAGTACATAAAAAGTGACTCTAAAGTCCGaagaaaaagaagcaaaaagaaatagaggaagaagaaacctgaataagaaaaaaagaaagacttGTTTATTGGATTTTAGAGTTGTGAGAAATATTAGgaaagaatattattgaattgttgtatCTATATTATTACATAGAGACCCTATTTATACACTACAATAGACACCTCCTCCAACTAAGACACTACAATACAATCTTTTTCTAAGTAGGACACTATATACTATTCTTTCCTATTATAAATAGGATTGTATGCACCTATTACTATGCTTACACTCCCCTCAAGCTAATACAAAAGCATATGTATCTACCTTGttacaaatataattaataagagGACCGATGAAGAGCTTGGTGAGTTATCCGCAAGTTGATCACTCAACTTCACAAAATTGACAATCAATCTCAAAGTGCTTAGTCTTCTCATAAAAACTGAATTTGATGCATAATGTCGATAAATCATAGAGTGATAATGAAGTATTGAACTTCCCAAACCAAGCTTTGCACAAGTTGTTTCAGACTATAAGGTGACTAACACAATCAATATACAAGGCTACTAAACTCCCCCGagaaaaaaattaggtgtttgCTCTTTATAGACTTCTTCACAATGCAACGGTCAtcaaaaagtatataaaatctAGTATAAAGTATATGGATCATGTTGAAATCAATAGAAGAGTTAATATTAAACAAGTCCTCAAAAACTGCCCTAAATATACTTATATGCCGGAGTATTAGATTTGATGGCTAAAAGTGGTCATAATCTAACAAATAATTATGGGTATAGTCAAAATGATAACACGACCCAattgaaaaatagaaattatataggAAAGATCAGATTGACTGTACGATCCTAtttgaaaaagagaaataatatgTGTAGGGTCGAAATGATGGCACAACCTactgaaaaaaagaaattatatagaTATGATCAGAATGATGGCATAAACCTATACAAATCACATTTGAGGAGTCACTAAAAAGACAACAGGAACTACGTAAATCCAATCTAATGAGTCACTGAAAAGGCACATGGTGCTATGCAACTCAAATATGAGAAAGTAATTCGAGAAAAACATGGTACTAcgcaaattaaatatgaaaagtagtacagAGAGATGCACGGTGTTACACAAATTAAATACGAAAAAATAGTCATTGGAATGATGACACGGTGCTACACTAATTGcatatgaaaaagtagtcacCGAAAAGATAGCACAGTGCTACACAAATACTGACGGATATGGGGTTGCACAAAACAATcctaaaaattcatcaaaaactaACGCACGATGACTTGTTTGACTGAGTTTTCTTCCCTGAATGGGTGCATGCATATACCATTGACCCTActtttgttaatatattcattggCTAGACGGACTGTATATATGGCTAAAAGCCATCCTCCTGCAGCGAAAGCACTTTGATTGTTTACCAAGATCGTAGagactctgataccatgtgagaaatattgggaaagaatattattgaattgttgtagCTACATTATTATAGAGAGACACCTGTTTATAGACACTACAATAGAAGTCTTCTAAAACTAATACACTACAATACAATCTTTTTCTAAGTAGGACATACTATtcctattactattactattctTATTCTAAGTAGATTGTATTATACCTAATACCATTCTAACATGAGTCAACGGAAAAGTATGGTTGATCGCCGAAGAAGCCTAGTCGAAACCCTAAAATTaccttttaactttttaatCCAAAATTGGTTgcttttatttaagaaaatcaaaaggCGACTCTTTTCTCGCTTGTTGCCATTGTCGACATTTAAAGATCGCCTTGCTACAATGCTAAAAGGCGATGATGGGTTGTCTTGCCTCTTACCCTTGGTGACGAGGCAATCACCTTTCACAATAGTTGAACTTAAAATCTAGACACGTTAagcacaaacaaaacaaaaattttggaCATTTTATAGTTGGTGTCTTTTTTCAATGCCAGCGTCAGCTTTTGCGCCTCGACTAACCTTTTAACCAAAGAATACAAGAATGGCGCCCTTAACCAGCCCGATCATGCAAGTTGA
This window of the Solanum pennellii chromosome 2, SPENNV200 genome carries:
- the LOC107009116 gene encoding uncharacterized protein LOC107009116 isoform X1 encodes the protein MGRVASTECNRQGPDYFGLFASEVAELISQDEDFLPISDQIFEKSGKVNGVVEEKNSSMNSYIAKEFRYTGGSASLFSDCFGAHVSNFGKERLKLLLRQSVVALSQEVDEILDPVFSICQLRSCLRYKESLLAVPGPVSNSDQGNHPQKKLKASPLSDSEREDLNISPSRGDTTNDVKKLEGEQVNDSLAKKDQNVLGSNDGATPEDGDVHNDLQFLLQNDSAKVESLIEKHCDELVSTLGYMEEKLEELLDIVMSNCRLMTFPEKQHLRQLIRDLPPKNLDRVVQIFCRGKQVERHSCSEVYVDLENEDKATLWRLYFYIETVENAKRLCEV
- the LOC107009116 gene encoding uncharacterized protein LOC107009116 isoform X2; protein product: MGRVASTECNRQGPDYFGLFASEVAELISQDEDFLPISDQIFEKSGKVNGVVEEKNSSMNSYIAKEFRYTGGSASLFSDCFGAHVSNFGKERLKLLLRQSVVALSQEVDEDSEREDLNISPSRGDTTNDVKKLEGEQVNDSLAKKDQNVLGSNDGATPEDGDVHNDLQFLLQNDSAKVESLIEKHCDELVSTLGYMEEKLEELLDIVMSNCRLMTFPEKQHLRQLIRDLPPKNLDRVVQIFCRGKQVERHSCSEVYVDLENEDKATLWRLYFYIETVENAKRLCEV